The genomic segment AATATATATTATTGTATTCACTATGATGAAGTGAAAATGTAGTACTTTGTTTTGATAAAACAAAACAAAGTACTACATTTTAAAATTGCCAATAAACTAAAGAGCTTATAAATCATTTATTTAACCACTTTAACCTGAGTATTCATGATACTAAAACAGATTAAAATCCGGGATGTAATAAACAGGAATTGTCTTTTGGTCGGGTTTCCTTTTATTTCCGCAGCAGCATTTGCTGCTGCGCCGTCTTTTCATTCTTATGTAAAGGTCCCGATTCAGCGTACTCTTCCTTCAGTTGGAGGAGCGGTAAATTTTCAGCAGCAGGTCATTGGGCAAGTGCTCGATGTCAAAGGTAACACTTTGGCTGGTGTGGAAGTGCGTAATCTCAAAAATTCGGCGGTAACAGTGACTGATCAGGAGGGGCGTTTCCGACTGAGTGCAGCCGCTATGGATCAGCTTCAGTTTCGGCTCATCGGCTTTAGTACGAGGGTAGTGGCGGCAAAGGATGCCGAGGTAATGGTACTTGAGGCAGTCGAGAGTACGCTGGACGAAGTGGTGGTGGTGGGGTATGGTCAGCAGAAGAAAGAGAATCTGACAGGCTCGGTTTCCAGTGTGAAGTTTGATGAATCGACGGTAAGCCGCCCAAATATGAATTTGGCATCTGCGTTAGTGGGTAAAGCCTCTGGGCTCAATATCGCGCAGACTTCGGGCAGTCCAGGTGCAGAAGGCTTTGATCTGTTGGTACGGGGAAAGGGCACCATGAATGATGCTTCACCGCTGGTAGTGATTGACGGTGTGCCCGGGGCATTAAACGATGTCAATCCCAATGATGTCGAAAGTATTTCTGTGCTGAAGGATGCATCGTCTGCGGCGATCTATGGTTCGCGTGCCGCCAATGGTGTTATTCTGGTAACGACCAAACGTGGTAAGGGTGAGGATTTTTCGGTGACATACAATGGTTATTTCGGGCGACAACAGGTAGCGAAAAATATTGACTTTATTACCGATATGGCTACCCATATGGAATTGGTGAACGAGTCTGAAGGTCGTGAAAAATACAGTCCGGAGTTAATTGATACTTGGCGTAAAGAGTCTGCAGCTGGTAATCCGTTGTACCCTAATACCGACTGGTATAAAGAAATGCTGCAGGCGTCGCCGCTGACTGAGCATACGCTGTCGGTTCGCGGTGGCGGCAAAAAGGGTAATTTCGCGATGTCGCTGGGTTTTCTGGATAATAAAGGGATCGTAGACAATTCGGGTTATAAGAAATATGATTTCCGGATCAACGCGGATACCAAAATCAAAAATGTGCTGACCTTAGGTGGAAATGTCTTCGGTACCTGGTCTAATCGACAGCCGCTGGATGTGAGTAATTTTTTTGCCGCAATCCGCAATACTACTCCGGGTGTAATACCCCAATATGAGGACGGAAGGTACGGTGGAGAGATGTTTCCCGGCTTGCCACAGGGTGCCAACCCGAGAGCTTATGTGGATAATATCCGCGGCGATTACGAACGGCAAAAGTTAGGGCTAAAGTTTTTTGGTATTCTGAATTTGATGGAAAATCTAGAATGGGAAAGCAGTTTTGGCTTTAATTATAATAATAACCGGAACTGGGAATATGTGCGGCCCTATTCCTTATGGAATTTGCAAACGGGATTGGAATATCAAAAGAAGCCGAGCGTTAGCAGTCTGTTCAACGGGAGTATCCGAAATTATACCACTGTATTGAATTCACTACTGCGCTATCATGAAACAATTGCGGAACAGCATCATTTGGCTGTGCTAATAGGTTTTGATCAGCAATATAACCGGATGGATAAGTTTGACGCGAAAAAGAACGATATATTGGGTGATGATGCAATCTATATTTTGGATGCGGGTGCGAATCTCGAAGCTATCAATGGTTCGGGTACCGATGATGCTCTACAGTCTTATTTTGGTCGCGTGAACTATGATTTTAAAGGAAGATATCTGTTTGAGGCAAACGCGCGCTATGATGGTTCATCCCGATTTGCAAAAGAGAACCGCTGGGGATTTTTTCCGTCGTTTTCGGCTGGATGGCGACTGACGGAAGAGGAATTTGCGCGGCCGTTAAAAACAGTCTTCGATGAAATCAAAATCCGCGGTTCATGGGGTAGGCTCGGTAACAATAGGATTGGGGATTACACTTATCAAGTTGTCTATGGATCTTACTTATATCCTTTCGGAGGTCAGCTAACTCAGGGTGTTGCGCCCAAGGAGATTGCTAATAGCAAGATCCGGTGGGAGACGACAACGATCTCCAATATAGGTTTGGATCTGGCGCTGTTAAATAATAGACTGACATTCAGTGCTGAGTATTTTGATCGAAATACATCGGATATCTTGACCAAAATTCCTATTCCGATGGTGATGGGCAACTTCTCGCCGCCTTGGCAGAATATTGCCGAAATGCGCAATAGGGGCGTCGATTTTCAGGCAGGATATTTTGCAAAAACCGGAACGGACTGGTCCTACGGTATCAGTGGGAATGTATCATTTTTGAGTAATAAGGTGTTGAAATTCAATGGTAATAAGTCTATCAATGAAAGTTATATAACGATGGAAGGTAAGCCTTTCAACAGTTTCTATATGCTGGAGTTTGACCGGATCATTCAAGAGCAAAGTGAGATTGATCAGCTGAAGGCCGAGGGGTATACCTTTGGTACTTACGTGGGTGGAGAACCGAAGCCAGGGGATATGTTGTACAAAGATGTTAATGGCGATAAAGTGTTTAATGAAGAAGACCGTGTTGTAAAGGATTATTCGGGATTGCCAAAAGTGACCTACGGTTTGAATATCAATGCGGGTTATAAAGGTTTCGATCTAAATGTTGTGGCGCACGGCGTAAGCGGGGTGAAACAGTATTGGGGAAACGACGGTTTCAATACATTTAATATTAATGAAGGTTTCCTGCAGAATGCTGAAATTTTGAATCGCTGGACGCCTGAGAACCATTCCACCGAATATCCGCGTCTCCGTACCTCGGGCAGTGCACTCAACACGGTGTACAGCGACTATTGGCTGCATAATACCTCGTTTTTGAGAATTAAATCAGTGCAATTGGGTTATGCGTTGCCAAAAGAGATGTCAACAAGGTTTAAAGTGGAACGTTTCCGTGTTTTCGCCAACCTGGAAAATTATTTTACATTCACTAAGTTCAAGGGGTATAATCCTGAAAATGCCAGTATTTCCTATCCTTTAATGAAGCAGTGGGTGATCGGTTTAAATGTAACATTTTAAGATGAAAAGCCATGATTAAAAAATATAATAAGATAATAGTTGCGTCACTCGCACTTGTTTTTTTGAGCTCCTGTAGCGATTTTTTGGACCGGAACTCTTTGGTCGGTTTGTCTGAAGAGAGTTTTTGGAAATCTGAACAGGATGCTGTGATGGGGGTAAACACCTTGTATCATGCGAATAGAGAATTTACCAATAGTATTGTCATTTATGGGATGATGGATGATTTTACCGATATTTCGTACCAGTCTTTTGCGACAGGGCTGACGACAGGTGTGTTTCCTGCTAATGCGGGTTTCTACCTGACGTCCTGGGGAATATTTTTTAAGGGCGTGTACAGGGCGAATACAGCATTGAAAAATATTCCAGCCATCAGTATGAGCGAGGCGGTAAAAAAAAGAAGTATAGGCGAAGCGAAATTTTTTAGGGGATATTTTTACTTTAAATTGTGGGATTATTTTGGAGGGGTGCCTTTGTATGATACACCTGTCAATGTGGACGAATCCTATAAGCCGCGTAATACAGATAAAGAGGTGTATGAGTTTATTGTAAAGGATATGACCGAAGCGTACGAGGCTCTGCCGGAGGTGTATGATGCTTCAAATAAAGGACGTGTGACTAAGTGGGCTGCGCTGGCAATGCGTGGTAAAGCGCATCTCTGGGCAAAGGAGTATGCGAAAGCTGCAGCAGATTTTAAAGAGCTGATGGAGAAAAGCGATCGCAGGCTGCTGGCCGACTTTCATACGCTGTTCCGGGTTGCCGGAAATAATAATAGTGAAGTGATTTTTGATGTTCAATATATTGCTGAACAGGGGCATGGGATTGCGACTGACCGTAATTACGGAAATGCACGCGGGGCGACCACGGGATCGCAGCGGACCCGGCCAACACCGAAGCTTGTCAATGCTTTTGAAATGGAGGACGGTACACCTTTTGACTTCGCGAACTATACCAATGCAAATGGTCAGCCATTCAATCCGAACAGTGTCGAAGACTGGAAAGATGAGGCTTCTGTCCGTAAGCTGTTTGAAAAGCGTGATCCGCGTCTACAACAGTCAATTGTGGTGCCATGGTCGACGTTTGTTGGGCGTGGTGGTGTTGCCTATCTGTATAAATTTCCAGTTGCAACCACAGATCCAAATGCTTATGTACCGGTATGGACAAATGGAAGTTATGCTTGGCGTAAGTTTGTGGAGACAGGCTCTGTTTATACCTTGCAGGATAATATGCCTCAGAATTTTCCATTGATCCGCCTGGCCGATGTGCTGTTGATGTATGCAGAAGCAAGGAATGAAGTGCTGAGTGCTCCCGATCAGACGGTATATGATGCGGTAAATGCAGTCCGTAAAAGAGCTAAGATGCCAGATTTGCCGTCTGCTCTTACAAAGGAGCAAATGCGTGAGCGGATACGGCATGAGCGGATGGTGGAACTGGCAGGTGAGGGGCAGCGGTACTCAGATATCCGGCGCTGGAGGATTGCAAAGGATGTTGTGGATAAGGTCTGGATGACTGATTTTAATGGGACGCAAATCCGGCAACGTGGATTTCCGGATCATTATTACCTGTGGCCGATTCCCCAAGCTGAAAGAGATGTGAATCCAAGCCTGACCCAGAACCCGGGCTGGGAGTAGACCGGTTTCTGTCTGTTATTTAAATATTGTGTTCTATTTTTTTTTGTAATGAATTTGATAAAAAGGTGTGTTTCTTTGTTTCTGATGCTACTTGTGATGTCAGCTTCCTATGGTCAGGACAATGCAGCTTCGGTGGACCTGAGCTATGGCCGCTTCAATAAAAAGATGGTTGTGTCCGGAAAAATCCGAGGAAAAAAGGGCTGGTGGCTGGCTTTGGCTCCCGGGGCGGGTTATCCTGCCCGTCCGGCGGATATCGAGGTAACGCTTGCTGTGCCCAAAACAGGCTGGTATATTCTCGAGACTGAGTCAGGGCCTGTGGATCCTGAACGCCTAAAGCAACAGGATACCACAGGGATGTTAACAACGGTTGCCTATTTTCAGCTGGGTAAACAACGGGTGACCAAGCGTATAGTATACGACAAGCTGAAGGGTGGACGGCAAGAACTGGGTAAATTTGAGCTGTCCAATACGGCAGAAAGATTAAAAATCTGGCTACCTGCTCATTTGGTGTTGTATGGTTTGCGTATCAAGCCTTATGTCCCGCCGGTCGCTCCTCTTGAAGCGATCCGTTACCAGCCTGCTGTTGTACCGTCAAAAGAGAGACCAAGGCTATGGGTGAATAAAGAGAGTCTGCCGGTTGTCCGCGGACGGCTTTTGTCGGCGGAAAATGCTCCGGCCTGGGCAAAGGTGAAAGCTCTCGCTCTGGAACCGTATCGGTTTTTGACCAATAACCAGCAAGAGATGTTTTACGACGAGGTGCTGGAGCGTGTCATCGAACAGAAAGCGTTTTATTACCTGATGACGCAAGATGAACGTATTGGCCGTGAAGCTGTAGATCTGGTATCGCGTTATCTGTCGGTTTTGCAATTTGGAAACGTGACATATGGCGATATCACCCGGGAACTGGGGCGTGCGATCTATATTGGAGCGTTGGTCTACGATTGGTGTTATCCATTATTGAGTACAGATGTCAAGTTTCAGATGCAAAAGGACTTTAAGAGGCTGGTTATGGATATGGAGGTCGGCTGGCCTCCGTTTTATGGTTTGGAGAGTATAATTAATGGGCATGGAAATGAGGCGCAGATCTGTCGGGATATGCTCTCCTGGAGTCTGGCTGTTTATGATGAAGACCCTGAACCTTATCAATATGTTGCATATACAGTACTGGAGCAATTGATACCAATGCGCAAGTTTGAATACCAATCACCGCGACATAATCAGGGCGTAGACTACGGCGGTTACAGATTTGGCTGGGAGATGCATGCGGCCTGGCTGTACTACCGCATGCTAGGGCATGCTGTCTTTGACGATAATATCAAGAATATGCCTTACTACTGGCTGTATATGCGTACTCCGGATGGTAAGATGCTGCGTGATGGGGATATGTTCAACGTGAAGTACAATTCCAGTGACGATTTTTATTGGAAAAATCCGCAGACGATGCTGCTCTGTTATGCTTATTCAGGGAACGCAATGATAAAGGCTGAATTCTTAAAACAGGGAGGTCTGCCGGATAATCCGGTATTGTTCCTGTTGTTAAATGATCCTGGTCTAAAAGCTGATTTTGATCGCTCAAAATTGCCCTTGACCAAAGATTTTGGACCTGTCCTCGGGTCTATGGTGGCTCGTACGGGCTGGGGAGAGGAAAAAACGAGTAGTGATGTTATTGCTGAAATAAAAGGTGGTGGTTATCATTTCGGGAATCATCAGCATGCCGATGCGGGGGCTTTACAGATCTATCATCACGGTATTCAGGTCGGCGACCTTGGCCTGTATCTTTCGTATGGTTCACCTTACGATTTTAACTTTAATAAACGTTCCGTCGCACATAGCATGCTTTTGGTGCGCGATCCCGATGAACCATTATTGTTCCGTACCCGGACAAATGATGGGGGAGTGCGTTTTAGTCAACGCTTTCCGCGAACTGTTCAGGAAGTTTTGGGCGACTCGTGGTTTCACACTGGAGCGGTGAGGGCTTCAGCGTTCGGTCCGGATCCTATTCGGCCATCTTACAGCTATTTCAATGTTGATCTCACTGCTGCCTATTCGCCTAAAGTAAAGACCTATGCAAAAAGTTTTATCTTTTTGAATCTCAAACGCAAAGATGTGCCAGCGGCAATCGTATTGCTGGATGAGTTAAAAAGCAATAATCATGAATTTCGACCGTTCTGGCAGATTAACACACTTAACGAGCCCAAAGTGGGGATGCAGGGGTTTATTTTGAATAGTCAGTTTAAGGGGATGAAGGGTACGACTTACGTCGATATGTTTAAGCCACGGGCAGCGGATCGGGAAGTGGCGCTCTTTGGAGGTGATTCTACAGCTTATGTGTTCGGAGATCTGTATCAGGTGAAATCACCTTGGCCCGAAGCACGTGGGACGCGTATCCTTGTTAGTCCTAAAGGTAAGAGTGATCGAATGAGTTATGCGACAGTCTTTCAGATGGTGGAAGGTGATGAAGCAAAATTGCAGGTGCATTATGAGGAAAGGGAGGATTACTACTTGGTTCGGATCGCAGACCGATTGGTGGTGGCGGTCAAGCCGGACCGCTATCTTGAAAAGGCAATTGAAATCGCTGTGCCCGCAGATCGTGAATATGAGGTGGTTGTTGTAGGGCTACAAGATGGTTTTTGGAATGTGAAAAATCCGTCGAAAAATAGTAGCTTTAATATAAATATCTTGAAGGGGAATCATACAGTCAGCTGGAAATCCAGAGCAGAGTTGTTTTACTTATCTCCGGGCAGACCGTATGATGCCCGTGAAGGACTGTTTCGGTAAGCAATATGATGTTTAAATTTTTTAATTGATTTTGTATTCTTATTTTTGTGTAAAATTGTATACAATATGAAAGAAGATTCACTTGCCAATAGGGTTTATCTAGAAGTCCGTAAAAAAATTTTGTCCAGCCAGCTGGCCGGTGGAGCACGGTTGGTTGAAAGTGCTTGGGCTGATAAGCTTGCTGTGAGTAGGGTTGCCGTCCGGGAGGCTTTTATGCGGTTGGCGGGAGAGAGCTTGGTAGAGTTTGGCGAGAAGGGTGGTTGTTTCGTAAAAAAGATGACAGTGGAGGATGTCCGGGATATCCGTGAGCTCCGTGAACTGCTTGAGGTCGGAGCACTGAAGATCTTATTCTCGAAAAAGGATAAACAGCTTATTGATGATCTGGAGTTGATATGCAACGATTTTTCCGACATGGTCAGCAAGGGTTATTACGGCGGGGCCTGCGAGGCGGATGTCCGTTTTCATGAACGTATCATTGAAGGTACTTGTAATTCCAGATTGATCGCTATTTATAAAAATAGCAATATTCCTCTGTTTCATATGAAGTTGGGTGCTATTCTGGGGCAGATGGAGGATTATCTGGATACCGATCAGGAGCATCGTGCCATTGTGGATGCGCTGAAAGCGGATGATTGGAATAAGGCATATGAGACTCTTGTTCACCATCTTGATCGAGGTGAGCAGGAAGCTCTTGAACTTGTCTGACAACTTATATATTGATATGAAGGGGATGTATTATAATATCCCCTTTTTTGTGTAGTTCAGCTGCAGTAATTGTCCTTTTTCGGCCTCGGTGACGATTAGGCCTAGCTCCCCAGATGGGTCCAGAGCACAGTTGGTCGGATTGTGTCCGGGTGTCATTAACTTTTCGGTCGTTTTGTTGGCTGGATTTAGTAGGAGAATATGTTGTGAGCCATATATAGCAATCAGCAGATTTCCTGCTTCATCAAAAGCGAGTCCATCGGGGCCAATTTTGCCACCTGCTGGCGCAAATTTTTCGGGTGATTCCATTTTCCTTGTGTTTATATTCCATTCCATTTTCCAGATCCATTTGCTGCCTGTCTCCGCAATAAAAAGATTGTTGCTTTTTGGAGCAAAAGCTAATCCGTTGGGGTAGTACATGTTCTGATATACAATGCGGAGTCGTCCGTTTGTCTGTAGGCAGCAGACGTAGCCTGTTCCGTCTGTCAGCTCGCTTCCGGGGCAGGTGAACAGTAAATTACCTGCTGTGTCGAAGCATAGGTCATTGGGCATTTTTAACGGCTTGCCTTCCAGTTCGTTTGCGATGGTGTCACAAGTGTTTGTGGTAGGGGAATATCTGCGGATACTGTTTTGCAATGCGTCACAGAACCATACCGTCTGGTCTGGAGCAATGGCGATTCCGTTTGGGTGTCCGTCAACGCTGATGCGTTCATATAAACCTGCTTTGTATCGTATAAGGTTTCCGGCTTGTTTTTCGACCAGCCAAATATTTCCATGTCGGTCGAAGGCCGGACCTTCCGGAAAGTCGATCTCATCAATAAGTATATTCATAGAAATTATTTTTTAAATTTATTTTAAATGTATACAAAAATATTGTAATTTGGTATACATAAAATTGAAACGTATTTTTAGAATACGAAAACAGACTTGTCCCATGTTGCAAACGGGGCAGTCCCGATTATAAAAATAACAAAGCAAAATGTTTATTAGCATGCAAGAAAACGAAAGATCAGCCGCGATACTGCGCGAGAATGCCAAATGGATACCAGGGGGAGTGGTGTCGTTAAACAGAAAGTCGGACCCGAATATCTGCTTCGTCAGAGGGGCTGGATGTCACGTAGAGGATATTGATGGAAATAGCTATATAGACTATCAAGCAGGATTTGCAGCTTCCTTTCTTGGTCATAATGATCCGGATGTCAATGCTGCAGTATTAAAAACGCTTCAGGAGCAACAGGTGTTGATGGGGGCGGGGCCTACCTTATTGGAGGGCGAGTTTGCGCAGTTGTTCTGTGCATCCGTACCCAATGCTGAGAGTCTGCAGATTACCACAACAGGATCTGAAGCTACTTATCATGCCATTCGTATTGCCCGCGCGGTTACAGGTCGCGATCACATTATTGTTATGCAGGGCGGATATAATGGTTGGCATAATGATGTAGCCTGCAATGTTATTAGCCGAAAGGCCGATATCGGAGACTATCAAAGTCCCTGTGAATATCCATTTGACTCACTAAGTGCAGGCGTCCCGCAGAGCCATAGCGGTTTAGTGCATGTCATCAACTATAACGATCTGGATAGCGTTCATTACGTGCTGCAGAAGTACGAAGTCGCTTGTATTCTATTGGAGCCGATTCTACAGAATATCGGTATTGTTAAACCGCAGCCAGGATATCTGGAAGGGCTTCGTGAACTGGCTGATGCGCATGGCTTTCTATTGATCTTTGATGAGGTAAAAACTGGTTTCAGACATGCTTTAGGAGGGTATCAATCCATCTGTGGTGTTCAACCCGATCTTTCTACCTTCGGAAAAGCTGTAGCCAATGGTTATCCATTAGGTGTCATTGCCGGAAAGAAAAAATATATGGATTATTTTGTGGATCCAGATAAAAGAAAAAAGGTTATGATTGCCGGTACCTTCAATGCTTTTCCGCTTACAACTGCAGCAGCAATTGCGACATTGAAAAAACTTTCAAGTCCTGAACATCAAGTGTATGGCCATGTCGAGCGCCTGGGTGAACGTTTGGAACAGGGATATCGGGAAATATTTCCTAAATTAGGTGTACCATTTTATGTGGCTCGCCAAGGGTCGGCCTTCTGTACTTACTTTATGGATCATGCGCCTGTCAACTTTCACGATATCCTGGATAATCACGATTTTGAGCTGGATATCCGCTACCGCAAAAATCTGATAAAGGAAGGAGTGTTTAATTTTCCGGCAGCAATCAAACAGGGAAGTATTTCCTTTGCGCATACGGAAGATGATATTGACCGCACCTTGGAAGCAACGGCACGTGTAATAAAAACTTTGTAATCCTAACTATGAAAATAACCGCTATCGAAACCTATGTGTGCCATGCGCGCATGCGAAACTGGATTTTTGTCAAAGTTGTCACCGATCAGCCGGGGCTCTGGGGCTGGGGCGAGGCGACTCTGGAATGGCACACCAAGAGTGTCGTGGGTGCTATTCAAGATATTTCCCAGTTACTGGTCGGAGAAGACCCGCGTCGTATAGAATATCTGTGGCAGATGATGTATCGTCAGCACTTTTGGCATGGGAACGGTATTGTTCGTGGAACAGCCATTAGTGGAATCGATATTGCCTTGTGGGATATTTTAGGTAAAATTCATCATGTTCCATGTCATGAGTTGTGGGGTGGTCGGGTAAGGGACTATATCCGTCTTTATTGCCACTTGGGCGGCGGCCGTATGGAAGATTTTTACGAAACAGCTCCGGACGATGCCAAGCGTTTTGGCGATTTGGCGTTGAAAGCTGTAGATGAAGGGTTTACGGCTTTTAAATCCATGGCAGTCCCCGAAACGATGTCTCTTGAGGGACTTCGGCCGATTAAATATGCGGAAGCTTGTGTGCAAGCAATGCGGGAAGCAGTAGGCGATGATATCGATATTATGGTAGATTGCCATGCCCGCCCCAGTCCACGTATGGGCATGCAATTCGCTAAGGCGCTGGAACCTTACGGTTTATATTTTTTTGAGGAGCCATGCTGGCCGGAAACCATGGAAGATATAGCGCTGATTCAGCGGTCAGTCGTTACACCAATTGCGTCTGGTGAACGCCTGATTGGTGTTCATGCGTTCAGGGATATGCTTGAAAAACGTGCTGTAAGTGTGATTCAACCTGATATTACCCATTGTGGCGGTTTGTCTGAAGCGAGGAAGATTGCAGCATTAGCAGATGCGTACAGGGTATCTATGGCTCCTCATAACCCGCAGGGACCTGTAAGTACAGCCGCCTCCATTGAACTGGGGTTTGCCACCCCTTCCTATATCATTTGTGAAAGTGTGCATAAAGATGTTGAATGGCGGCAGGATGTGGTTAATGAAGGATTTACAGTGCAGGAGAAAGGCCGTATTGTGCATCCCAATTCTCGCCCTGGTCTTGGTATTGAAATCAATGAAGATGAGGTGAAAAAGCATCCGTTCCAGCAGGAAATTTTGCAACGCACCTTTTACAGGGATGGTAGTATTGGCGACTGGTAGTTTTAGCAGATATGAGAGCAGAATATAAAAATAAAGTGGTTTTGATCAGCGGTGGGCTCGGAGATATTGGTCGGGCAATAGCCGAAGCCTTCCTCAATGAGGACGCCATTGTCTGTATAGCAGATCGATTTGCGCCAAGGCTTGCCCTGGAGAGATGGCCAATGCTTGCAGATACCCCGGACCGTTTAACTTACGACCAAGTGGATGTTGCGGATGCTGAGCAGGTGGAGTCCTGGGTTGCCCGTGTGGAGCAGAAGTTTGGCATGCTGTCGGTGTGTATCGCGAATGCGGCTTGTGTGACGATCCAGAGCTTAAGAGAACTGAGCTCT from the Sphingobacterium thalpophilum genome contains:
- a CDS encoding SusC/RagA family TonB-linked outer membrane protein, whose protein sequence is MILKQIKIRDVINRNCLLVGFPFISAAAFAAAPSFHSYVKVPIQRTLPSVGGAVNFQQQVIGQVLDVKGNTLAGVEVRNLKNSAVTVTDQEGRFRLSAAAMDQLQFRLIGFSTRVVAAKDAEVMVLEAVESTLDEVVVVGYGQQKKENLTGSVSSVKFDESTVSRPNMNLASALVGKASGLNIAQTSGSPGAEGFDLLVRGKGTMNDASPLVVIDGVPGALNDVNPNDVESISVLKDASSAAIYGSRAANGVILVTTKRGKGEDFSVTYNGYFGRQQVAKNIDFITDMATHMELVNESEGREKYSPELIDTWRKESAAGNPLYPNTDWYKEMLQASPLTEHTLSVRGGGKKGNFAMSLGFLDNKGIVDNSGYKKYDFRINADTKIKNVLTLGGNVFGTWSNRQPLDVSNFFAAIRNTTPGVIPQYEDGRYGGEMFPGLPQGANPRAYVDNIRGDYERQKLGLKFFGILNLMENLEWESSFGFNYNNNRNWEYVRPYSLWNLQTGLEYQKKPSVSSLFNGSIRNYTTVLNSLLRYHETIAEQHHLAVLIGFDQQYNRMDKFDAKKNDILGDDAIYILDAGANLEAINGSGTDDALQSYFGRVNYDFKGRYLFEANARYDGSSRFAKENRWGFFPSFSAGWRLTEEEFARPLKTVFDEIKIRGSWGRLGNNRIGDYTYQVVYGSYLYPFGGQLTQGVAPKEIANSKIRWETTTISNIGLDLALLNNRLTFSAEYFDRNTSDILTKIPIPMVMGNFSPPWQNIAEMRNRGVDFQAGYFAKTGTDWSYGISGNVSFLSNKVLKFNGNKSINESYITMEGKPFNSFYMLEFDRIIQEQSEIDQLKAEGYTFGTYVGGEPKPGDMLYKDVNGDKVFNEEDRVVKDYSGLPKVTYGLNINAGYKGFDLNVVAHGVSGVKQYWGNDGFNTFNINEGFLQNAEILNRWTPENHSTEYPRLRTSGSALNTVYSDYWLHNTSFLRIKSVQLGYALPKEMSTRFKVERFRVFANLENYFTFTKFKGYNPENASISYPLMKQWVIGLNVTF
- a CDS encoding RagB/SusD family nutrient uptake outer membrane protein, with the protein product MIKKYNKIIVASLALVFLSSCSDFLDRNSLVGLSEESFWKSEQDAVMGVNTLYHANREFTNSIVIYGMMDDFTDISYQSFATGLTTGVFPANAGFYLTSWGIFFKGVYRANTALKNIPAISMSEAVKKRSIGEAKFFRGYFYFKLWDYFGGVPLYDTPVNVDESYKPRNTDKEVYEFIVKDMTEAYEALPEVYDASNKGRVTKWAALAMRGKAHLWAKEYAKAAADFKELMEKSDRRLLADFHTLFRVAGNNNSEVIFDVQYIAEQGHGIATDRNYGNARGATTGSQRTRPTPKLVNAFEMEDGTPFDFANYTNANGQPFNPNSVEDWKDEASVRKLFEKRDPRLQQSIVVPWSTFVGRGGVAYLYKFPVATTDPNAYVPVWTNGSYAWRKFVETGSVYTLQDNMPQNFPLIRLADVLLMYAEARNEVLSAPDQTVYDAVNAVRKRAKMPDLPSALTKEQMRERIRHERMVELAGEGQRYSDIRRWRIAKDVVDKVWMTDFNGTQIRQRGFPDHYYLWPIPQAERDVNPSLTQNPGWE
- a CDS encoding GntR family transcriptional regulator; the encoded protein is MKEDSLANRVYLEVRKKILSSQLAGGARLVESAWADKLAVSRVAVREAFMRLAGESLVEFGEKGGCFVKKMTVEDVRDIRELRELLEVGALKILFSKKDKQLIDDLELICNDFSDMVSKGYYGGACEADVRFHERIIEGTCNSRLIAIYKNSNIPLFHMKLGAILGQMEDYLDTDQEHRAIVDALKADDWNKAYETLVHHLDRGEQEALELV
- a CDS encoding SMP-30/gluconolactonase/LRE family protein yields the protein MNILIDEIDFPEGPAFDRHGNIWLVEKQAGNLIRYKAGLYERISVDGHPNGIAIAPDQTVWFCDALQNSIRRYSPTTNTCDTIANELEGKPLKMPNDLCFDTAGNLLFTCPGSELTDGTGYVCCLQTNGRLRIVYQNMYYPNGLAFAPKSNNLFIAETGSKWIWKMEWNINTRKMESPEKFAPAGGKIGPDGLAFDEAGNLLIAIYGSQHILLLNPANKTTEKLMTPGHNPTNCALDPSGELGLIVTEAEKGQLLQLNYTKKGIL
- a CDS encoding aspartate aminotransferase family protein, which produces MQENERSAAILRENAKWIPGGVVSLNRKSDPNICFVRGAGCHVEDIDGNSYIDYQAGFAASFLGHNDPDVNAAVLKTLQEQQVLMGAGPTLLEGEFAQLFCASVPNAESLQITTTGSEATYHAIRIARAVTGRDHIIVMQGGYNGWHNDVACNVISRKADIGDYQSPCEYPFDSLSAGVPQSHSGLVHVINYNDLDSVHYVLQKYEVACILLEPILQNIGIVKPQPGYLEGLRELADAHGFLLIFDEVKTGFRHALGGYQSICGVQPDLSTFGKAVANGYPLGVIAGKKKYMDYFVDPDKRKKVMIAGTFNAFPLTTAAAIATLKKLSSPEHQVYGHVERLGERLEQGYREIFPKLGVPFYVARQGSAFCTYFMDHAPVNFHDILDNHDFELDIRYRKNLIKEGVFNFPAAIKQGSISFAHTEDDIDRTLEATARVIKTL
- the dgoD gene encoding galactonate dehydratase, giving the protein MKITAIETYVCHARMRNWIFVKVVTDQPGLWGWGEATLEWHTKSVVGAIQDISQLLVGEDPRRIEYLWQMMYRQHFWHGNGIVRGTAISGIDIALWDILGKIHHVPCHELWGGRVRDYIRLYCHLGGGRMEDFYETAPDDAKRFGDLALKAVDEGFTAFKSMAVPETMSLEGLRPIKYAEACVQAMREAVGDDIDIMVDCHARPSPRMGMQFAKALEPYGLYFFEEPCWPETMEDIALIQRSVVTPIASGERLIGVHAFRDMLEKRAVSVIQPDITHCGGLSEARKIAALADAYRVSMAPHNPQGPVSTAASIELGFATPSYIICESVHKDVEWRQDVVNEGFTVQEKGRIVHPNSRPGLGIEINEDEVKKHPFQQEILQRTFYRDGSIGDW